In Vanessa cardui chromosome 6, ilVanCard2.1, whole genome shotgun sequence, the following proteins share a genomic window:
- the LOC124530226 gene encoding elongation of very long chain fatty acids protein 7-like, with product MSGFVKIAIDDYYSDNNWTTIINKYWMLAERVSDPRVQGWFLFDTPIATFAMVVAYLAIVLVIGPLWMANRKPFRIKNVLVGYNAAQVFLSSYMFYEHLMSGWWGDYSLSCQPVDYSDSDKARRMLHLCWVYYFSKLSEFADTIFFVMRKKKSQITWLHLYHHSLTPFEAWLLVKFIAGGHGTFSNIVNNLVHIIMYSYYMMAAMGPQYQKYLWWKKHLTTLQLIQFFMVLFHSISALVYDCGYPKIIASGLILHSSIFIVLFTNFYMQAYKKDKPKTTVDVCNNVTNGFIPNGHANSNAHVSVNQIDRANAYENVTNGYMDELHSSDAFINDTNLTNGYINHVGTKEKVQ from the exons ATCCCAGGGTACAAGGATGGTTTCTATTCGACACACCAATAGCTACCTTCGCGATGGTGGTCGCATACCTCGCCATCGTTTTGGTGATAGGACCCTTATGGATGGCGAATAGAAAACCATTCCGCATCAAGAATGTTTTAGTCGGTTACAACGCAGCTCAAGTTTTCCTGTCTTCTTATATGTTTTATGAG cACTTAATGTCAGGTTGGTGGGGCGACTACAGTCTCTCTTGTCAACCAGTTGATTACAGCGACAGTGATAAAGCAAGACGg ATGTTACATTTATGCTGGGTGTACTACTTCTCGAAGCTGTCAGAATTCGCAGACACAATATTCTTCGTGATGCGGAAAAAGAAGAGCCAGATCACGTGGCTGCATCTCTACCATCATTCGCTTACGCCATTCGAAGCTTGGCTTTTAGTCAAATTCATCGCAG GTGGCCACGGAACCTTCTCGAACATCGTGAATAACCTCGTCCACATCATCATGTACAGCTACTACATGATGGCGGCCATGGGACCTCAGTACCAGAAATACTTATGGTGGAAGAAGCATCTAACAACGTTACAACTA ATCCAATTCTTTATGGTGCTCTTCCACTCCATAAGCGCGCTCGTGTACGACTGTGGCTACCCTAA aatcATCGCCTCGGGCCTGATACTGCATTCATCCATCTTCATTGTTCTATTCACAAACTTCTACATGCAAGCGTATAAAAAGGACAAACCAAAAACGACTGTGGATGTATGCAATAACGTCACTAATGGCTTCATACCGAATGGACACGCGAACTCAAACGCACACGTTTCAGTCAACCAAATAGACAGGGCAAACGCGTATGAAAACGTCACCAATGGCTACATGGATGAATTACATTCATCCGACGCGTTCATAAACGACACAAATCTAACAAACGGCTACATAAACCACGTCGGTACGAAAGAAAAAGtgcaataa
- the LOC124530227 gene encoding uncharacterized protein LOC124530227, which produces MGNKVKSVKKTQKRSYKLRAEHMNDIKRMKIVENHNTEAVSNALETLKNHDDCELNDKSTHSYKRVLEEASNSQVIAVSVSQSNFRTSNQNQDKDGLSYSIEMDNPTPKTNISIGRRIINVSYFLEKLYEISNHGPLDCGLTCIELVSEKLHGLSSIFTFLCKMCNRKFVIGNDDDNCLPINTCVVAGIISIGCGHSQLQELSSAMNLPMMSQKTYQTNHKLLSQNWQQLAQQSMEQAAEEEKKWL; this is translated from the exons ATgggtaataaagtaaaatctgtgaaaaaaactcaaaaacgttcatataaattaagagccgaacatatgaacgatataaaaag gaTGAAGATAGTGGAAAATCATAACACGGAAGCTGTTTCTAATGC tttggaAACACTAAAAAATCACGATGATTgtgaattaaatgataaaagtaCACATTCATATAAGCGTGTACTAGAAGAAGCCTCTAATTCACag gtGATTGCTGTCTCTGTCAGTCAAAGTAACTTTCGGACTTCCAACCAAAACCAAGATAAAGATGGGTTAAGTTACAGTATAGAA atGGACAACCCTACTCCTAAAACAAACATCAGCATTGGACGAAGAATTATTAACGTTTCTTATTTTTTGGAAAAGTTGTATGAGATTTCAAATCATGGACCGTTAGACTGCGGTCTAACTTGCATTGAATTAGTTAGCGAAAAGCTTCACGGTTTATCGtccatatttacttttttatgcaaAATGTGTAACCGAAAATTTGTAATCGGTAATGACGATGATAATTGTTTGCCAATTAACACATGTGTTGTAGCTGGTATAATTTCAATTGGGTGTGGACATTCTCAGTTACAAGAATTATCATCAGCCATGAATTTACCAATGATGTCTCAAAAAACATACCAAACTAACCACAAATTACTCTCTCAGAATTGGCAGCAACTTGCACAACAGTCCATGGAACAAGCAGCTGAAGAAGAGAAAAAATGGCTATAG